The sequence below is a genomic window from Scatophagus argus isolate fScaArg1 chromosome 8, fScaArg1.pri, whole genome shotgun sequence.
ggaattttatttttttggtcttGCAATACACCCAGATTTGACTGTGTCTGTTTAGCAGTGTATATAAACTCCTTGTCAGGGATTATTACATGATTTCATAATGCTGTAGTAAAgaactgctttttttctttttttaaaaaaaaactttgcttGAAActtttgcttgtttgcttgaaatgtgtttaaatactGTGCAGGCATCCAATAAACAGAACACAGTTTCCTTGCGTCATTCCCTATTTCTCCCAAACAAATCGTATTATAAAAttatttgttgtgatttgaatGTCAAACCTAATTTGGAGCACTCGGTTCAGTATCTTAGTGAGGCGTGTTGCACCCGCACGGTCAGCATATTCGTTGTCTTTCACTGGCTTTTATTGCAATTTTATTCCTTTATTGTTCTTCCTGAACCCAGTTCAGACTATTGTAACTTTTCAACATCATAGCCGTTAAGCACAATTTCATTATTCCAGTGGTTTTCCGTTGCTTTTGCTACGTTCCCACTTCTGCCACTCACTCTGAAGATGAATACCCAAACGGCGCTTTGGAATCAAAAAAGCAAATGACCAAATGACACCCGTTCTTCAcaccactcctcctcttcctcctcctcctcttcggtGCTCGTCTTTACCAACGAAACCGAAAGGTTGAAAAGCGAGTGATTGATTGCGCACGTTTTTCTCGACTTGATCAGACTAGAGTTTGGTGAAATCCTAAACTCAGCGTCAGCAGTCCATGACGGGGAAGGAAATTGGAGTAGCAGTGACTTTGGTGATGTTGGAAAGCCCTGAGCACCGCATAAAAATCTGCCCGTCACTGCGTTAACCTATCCGTCAGAGTAAGTGTAAAAATACTGGGGGAAAAAGGGGGTTTGGAGACCATGAACGCTGTCGGGTGAGGAGTAATTCGTTGGATCTCGCTGGTACTGAAAGAGATGGCTTTGCTCGTCTGAGGATCCCGCAGTAGAACATGATAAATGGTACGTGTGGTTTTAACATCTGGCGCTTCTATTTACGCAAGAGAAGAGCCGATGTAAAAAGTTAGCAAAGGTTGGGCAGCTGACGATGAAGCCTGTGTACACAGCTGTATTTCTAAATTGGCCTGTGTTCACATTACTCGTGGTGCCATGCGGTGCAAACAGATGGAAACCGACGGATGCTTTAACGCACGTCAAGCTGTGGCGCACCATGCGTCCGAGCCAGTCGATCAGTTCATGATTCGTGTTATGTTTTTCCCCTCATTGTTCAGTCAAGAGTGCACTCTTCACATAATGTGTGTTGTAACACCTCTCTCTTTCGTAGTGTCTGACCGGAACTGTACTCCGTAGTGTCCTGGTGGTTCTCTTGTTGGCCAACTCGTGGGGTAAACGCAAATGTAATTATAAAGAAATCCTGGGCTCCTACAGAGAGGTCATCTTCGTTGAGCTGCAGAATCTGGTATTAGGACTTTGTTGCCGATATGTCTTGGTGATTATGTGTGCATCAAGTCTGACTTTGAAAgggacatttcatttttaattatgtatTCGCTCAGACAACAGGAATGgtttaaatgtcagtttattCGAGCAAAGtcaaaagcaattttttttcttctactgaagagggaaaaaaaatacatatttggtTGCTCTTTTGCAGAATTTGACTGGCTCATTTAATACCTCCAAAGAGAGAGACCCCTGCCCTTCAGGGAAGGTAAATGTCACTACAGTATGTGCactttcagcaccatggacagggTAATAATGACTCATTGTCCTCATCTGACCTGATAACTGAGGGTTTCACATTAACCCGTCACATTATCTGTGACTGTGGCTGCCTCACATTAAATATCTGTCACGTCATGAAGTGTAACTTTAATGTATTGCATTAGTGCCATCAACAGATGAGCCTCTAAGGAGCtactttaaatgtgtttcatttccttcacTTTTGTTTGCGCTGCCATCCCATGGCAGGCACACCGCATCCTGGTTTCCATCTATGGTATGACACAGCAGATCCGGTGTCAGAGGAAAGGCAAGCAGCAGCCGGAGATGGAAAAGCCACTGAAGAGCATGGAGCAGCTCATCATTCACAACTGCAGCCCTGATTATCTGGTGAGGGGGAGAACTCTAGGGAgctattttcttcttcttcttttttactgAGTGAATATATTTATCACTTCAGCACTGCAAAACTCCTACCACCTCTCTCACATAAAataagaggaaataaaaattgGCGAGGCTTGGAAGATGGTCCGATCTATATAAGGATCCATAAAGTCCTTAAGGATGTGACCCTGATGTGAACAGTATTAAAGATGATCACTGATAAACGCTTATGTTTTATTAGTTTATGATATAATAACACTTCCGTGCTTGTATGCTTTCAGGGGAGGAAAGCCTCTTGTTCTGCGTTCAAGAAAATGcgaggaaagaagagaaagaggatcAGGTTAATCAGAGTTATCAAGGCACTGATCACTTGTTGGCAAAAACTTCAGAGTGTCTATATGATCTGAGTAGAAAAGGTTGTGTCTTTCTGATTCCTGTAAGCCTGTGCCACTTTCTTATGAAGATATTGGGTGAAGTTCACTGCTTCATACAGAGGATGTTACAAGACCAATGACCCACTGCATTCAGAGGTTATTTTCAAATGCATAAATGTTTACTGTTGTCAAgttctcagtgttttgtgtcttaCAACTATACCAGAATTTGCATGTCAGTGTCGCAAATTAACCACAGATAAGCTAAAAAAATATCCACAATACATTCAAATACTTTAAGAATACGCACATTTTCCAAGGTCTCTCTCACTGTAACAACCGTGTTTGTCTTTGTAAGCCATATCTTACCCCACACATGAAATGTTCTTCTGTCAGTTATGTTTTGGACCATAGGCGATATCATGAAACAAACTTTGATTCCAAACTCACATAAAGTCTTGTTActcattattgttgttgttgttgttgttagtttaGATTAGTTTTTCGTGGTTGCTGCTTTAAAGCAATCTGACTCTAAGGGTTTGATGACGTATTGACAGTCTGACGTTAATCGGAACTATTGTACTGCAGCCCTGTTTCCACCCGGAACAGACAATATGAAGTACATCCTCAGTCGAACGATTTCTTAACGATACCAAACATCAACAACCTCCCGTACAAGGTAACGTTACGGTAGATTCTCATCACTTctgacacatttacacaaatttacgggttaaattaattttaaatcaaGGTCGTTCAAATTTATCGCTTACGTTTTTCGGAGACAAACTGCATCCATCCGGAAcgttaaaaaataagaaatatcGCTCGGTGTTAACTGACTGGCGTAACGTTACACGTGTTAACGAAAGTTAAATCTTATTAAAATTTCTGAACATGAAAAATCATCCTCAATAGTTGAAAACTGTGCAGCCtggaatcttttttttaatcgGTAAGCTCAAGTCAAGTAGCCCTTGACAGAGCAGACATGGCCGACAGCAGAAGTGTAGTCGACATGGATCCAGACGTTGCCCGCAGGCTCTTTGAAGAGGGAGCCGTCTTGGTTCTGCTGGGTGTTCCCAAGGGCACAGAGCTGGGGATTGACTGCAAGAGTTGGCAGGTTGGTCCTCGTTTCAAGGGTGTAAAGATGATCCCCCCAGGCCTTCACTTCCTTCACTATTGCTCTGTCAACTTGCCGAGCCACGGAGGAGAAATTGGCCCAAAGACGGggctctttctctttctcaaacCCAGAGAGATCCTGTTGGCCAAATGGGATCCCAAAAACGAAGATCTGGATTTCTCAGCCTCCCAAAACGAAGAGGAGGTGAGCCGGATCCGGGCGACCTTGCGAGACCTGGATCCTTTCCTTGGACCCTATCCGTACGAGGTGATGAGGAAATGGGTCTCCCTCACTGACCGTCTGAGCCAGGAAGTGGCCAATAACTTGCAGCCTCTTTCAGGCAGAATATGCGCCTTCAGTGACATGATCCCGGAGCTTCAGTTGAAATACACCGAAGACAGGGCAGACCAGCCGAGGAATGACACAGCCTGTCAGAGCATGAAAGAGGGGCTCAACAGGCTCCCCAGGATGAAGCATAGGGAGGGCACAGAGTTGCGCTTCTCTGTGATCCCACAGAGGACCTACCCTCCTGGGGCTACACCTGCAGAGATCACCCAGTGCAGTATGGACCTGAGCTACGCCCTGGAGACTGTGCTGAAGAATCACCATGAGTTGCAACCTCTCAATTTGCTAGGTATGTGTTAGATATGTTAATGTTAGTTCTTCTAAATGGCACACGATTACATTGAATATGTCGAATAGTACACAAATTTTGACTCTCCTCTCTCAGGTGAACTCcagtttgcctttgtgtgtttcctgatTGGAAATGTTTATGAGGGCTTTGAGCACTGGAAGCGTCTTCTAGCACTGCTCTGTCGATCAGAAGAGGCAATGCGAAAACGTAAGGAGCTGTATGTGGGGCTCATCGGTGTGCTTTACCACCAGCTCGGAGAAATCCCGCCCGACTTCTTTGTAGACATCGTATCTCAAAACAACTTCCTCACCTCCACGCTGCAGGTAGATACACAGCTTCAGTTATAATTAAACAACAGTTATAAAGAAACAACTGTGAAGTGTCTGTCTGTAGAAGCTTTATTGGGATGCAAAGATGCATTTCTTCTGAGCCTTTCATGgttgaaataacattttataagTGGAAGTACAGTAGTTTATAATGTACTACTTAACATATTAGAGAAGTCCTAGTATTTCAGATAGCAGGTTTTTAATTTATCAAGTGCCTCCAGGGTAGTGAAGTGGTCAAACCTGTCTCGAATTTCTCACATTGATGCAAATAATTTTCTACTCTATGGGATTAACGTTATTTAGCTTCCAGGCACAAGCACACTTCCTTAACCTTTAGGCTGCCACTGCCACATTTAAGTtctgatttaaagaaaaacccTTGTTGAAAACTTTGTTTGACTCAACTAATTTTACCTATGATCCTTATATTTCAAGAAATAAGCTCACAACTCTCCAAAGGATCATGTGTTATCCATCATAATGTTCTAGCACTTCCCATGTTATGTTTGTCATGAATAGCTTGATTGATGGTACTGGATGTTGTGACCAAAAGGTCTGAGCCAGTGGCCGTGCCAGGACCACAAACAGCAAATCGGCAGCAGTGTCAAAGCATTTCCCAAATTAGTATTGCTGTCTTTGATTTTGACATTTACAGACCATGACATTATTATGCCTTACCTGCTTACAGGACTTTTTCCAGTTTGTCAGTGGACCTGGTGTAGATGGCACACTGCGTAAGAGAGCAGAGAAGTTCAAAGCTCACTTGACCAAGAAGTTTCACTGGGACTTTGATGCGGACTTGGACGACTGTGCCCCAGTGGTGGTGGAGCTGCCTGAAGGTGTTACGGTGGACTGAGAATCTACTATGAACTCAGTGGACTCCATAAGCAGGGAGCAGGACTGAAGTAATATGGCAGtgagggagagcagagaagTCAAGTGTTTAACACCAGATCCAAAAGCTTTGAGAAGGCTTGAAGAAATGTAAACACCTTTGCTGCTGCAGTTCCAAAATCCTCTAAATATCCACATATTCTCAGTTTCAGTAACACCACTAGTTTTCTAACACTTGTCACTCGTGGGCTGTACAACAACCTCTCATGTGTTTTACACAATCTGAACCCTGCTATGAAGAAAGCAACCATGGCAGAGATGTTGTACTTTTTGTCAGTGGTGCCCTCTGGTGGAGTTCAACAAAGGAGCTGTGACAGAGTTATTGCTGAAATCAGCTGTGTAATAGTTAAAACCCTTTTGAGTTTGTTAGTGGCAAAGTTAAGAAGTATAACCTTAATGAAATTGAATGCAATTTTAACTTTGTCAAAATTAAGTACAAgataaatggaagaaaaagaaaaaactaaaagtaaaatATCGCATCTCATTTGTTTACGTGAGAACATTTTTTATACTAAGTTGTacttttctgtgatttattgCATCTAAATTCCTcctaataaaaaaataaccttTTGATGTAAAACTGCCTTGTTGTGCCTACTGTTACTGCAATTTAGTGACTGTTGGTGCATGTTTTAATACTGTCAGGAGtcgcctcttcctcctccactagATGGCGTTCATGGCCTTTTTGTGATACAAATGTGCATTCACACGGAATGAGGAGTTggtgttttcagtgctgtgaagTACCAGCTTCTGGTTGGAATTGGCAGTGGATGTTGTGCACAACATGACGCCTGTCAGCGTGGAAATCACCTGTGACCTTTTCAATCTCAAAGAtgattttgtgaaaaataacagGTATAGGCAAAAGTGTGTGGTGCACAGACAGCATCTGGATCAACTGGATAATGTGATTACATGCAAATtattatctctgtgtgtgtgtcccttctTTGACAGTGATGGATGGGACAGGCCTTGTGTTAGCCTGTTGGTCCGTCAGTCCATTCACTCGTTAATTTCCCCTCTGCCCTTCCTAAacctccctttttctctccccaGCTGGATCCCTCTGCGTTGACATGTCCCGGCTCCATAAACCCATCTATAACCATaaagctgctgtgaaaaggaCTAAAGCCATCTAATGTAATTATGTGAATCAATAGAGTCCGGGCCAGTTGATATCCAAATGCCAATAcaataagaaagaaagatataaaggaaaaatccaTTCTCTTCCCAGAAGACAGATGGTATTGTGAAATGGATGGTAATTCTAGGCTTTATGATGATATCCCTCCCTTTTTGAAAAATTTCGCACATCTTAAAAGAAGATCAGATCAGTATTTGTAGTCTACTCCGAGACCACTGGGGCCCTATGCTGGTTGTAGCTTTCCTTTTGAATGCAATTAGATGGAGAAAATGGCTTGGAACACGTGGTGGAAACATATCAGCACAACATGGAAGGAAATGTGCGCCAATTATTTGTAGATTCATTTTCCTCTCCGGGGATGAAATACTGTACATGGTCAATGAAGACAGTCTCACAAATTACACTGTGGGGACATCCTTGGCATTCCAGCCCCTCCATTAGTGCTGGAATTACAGAGTACGGCAAGTCAGTGGACGATTCATTAAGTGTCCAGCTTCTCTGCACCGCACACACCCCTTCGCCCTCAATGGATGCTCTCCTGCCATGTTCCTGTTATAGCAACCATTTTCCTTTTAAACTCTCTCATTTGTCTCGTTTGGTGCGGCCTCCCTGGAGAGTGAAGCACACTGGGAAACGGCCTGCGTTGATTGTGAAGGACGTCAAAGACAAGCAGGCCCTGTCAGTCATGGTGGGGCTTTCGCTCCATTAGATGTGAGGTGGCCATTTCCATGGGGCTCACGAGCTGCTCACCCTGCCAGTGTAAACACAGgctcctctgttcctctcccAGTCACTCACCcgctcccctcccctcccctcaccccCTCACGGCAGCAGGGAGGATGTATGTTgatgcatgtgagtgtgtttgtgacttCTTGACCGAGCATTGACTCTGGTTTTAACATGAATTATAGAAGAGTGAACAGATCAAGTGTTTGATCATGTGTGTATTAAATTACTCAATTATTAATTGAACCAGTGGTTTCGCACAGGCATCTGCAGGAAATTGGTGTATTAGATCAATttacaaatttcaaaatatgtATGTGTAATATCTTCTAAATTCAGAAATTTAGAAACACAGAGTGCAGGGTTGTCAGCACCCAGTGATTCATCGCGCAGTGTCCCATGCATTTCTCCAAATGCTGTATTTTTGCAGAAATTTGAGGtttctcatctgtctttctgtacaGATTACTGTATTTCACCCATGAAGTTGAGGTCTGTTGAAGTCTTTCTCTGACCACTTTGATGTATGGCAAAATGCATAATGATAATGAATAGCTTGTCAAAAAAGAGGGCTTTTTGGTAATTGCCCGTGTCCTTAGATTACATGTGGGGAAAGATGTTGGTACTGAAGTGGTCCTCTCTGACCTCTTTCACTGTTCTGTGCAGATTGCAAAGGGGAAAAAGCATAATTGCAAACATTTGGCTGCGTGATTTATTtgcaatgacaaaacaaactttcGCTCTtcaggtgtaaatgtctgtctgtctgaacagcAAATGACTGACTAATTCAAACTAGATATGAAGGGATGAGAAGTTTGTACTTGTGCAGCTGTGGTGTGgattctgtttcctgtccacATACATCAGTTTCCATTGTGTCTCGGACATTTCTGGGCTCTGCTGATGACCAGGCTGTGATTCCTCTGTATTCTACTCTTTGCTGCCATTCCAGCGGGGCTTCACATGTCTGACTCGCATGACCCAAATGTGAGGCAGGCACGTGTACATTTTCCCAGGATGTGTACATGAGTGTGTGGTGCGTGCACATTATGAGCTCTGGTGCCCAGACATATGGTTGGGGGCGAGGGGGTTGATGGTTGATGTACAAAAAACGGGGATGGACTAAGTTAAAAATCCCTCCTGGAAATTTCATACACaccaggggagagagagagcaagcgagagtgtgtgtgagtgtgtgaacaaTATGGTCTGTTATAGTGATCTGCTGAAGTGATTAAAGGCAGGAGCTAAAAACAAGGCGGCGGACTTTGAGGTCCGGACAGCaggcatgtgtgtctgtcagtgtctgtgtgtctgttcatgtACAGCATAAGGACGCGACAGCTGGCCAGCGAATGTCCCTGGCTAACTAACTGAAGTTGGAGAGGTGAAAGAAGTACATGCTGTCAttagcgcgcacacacacacacagcagcacaacagagGTCAGACATAACCTCCACTGTCATGTCTTGCTGTTGTCACAGAGCTCATAAAAATGTCTGCGCCTGAGCTGTGTATCCTCCTTGAGAGATTAAACATTGGACGAGCCCTTTTGAATCAAGCGGCGGCTCAGTCAAGCACCAGTAAAGCTACTTTCCCGGTCCCCATCCCCAGTCCACGGTCCATCAGATATCTTTCACTCTCCCCCACCTGCCCATCACATGGCTGATCTCTGACTTCcatttttagtgtgtgtgttgtctttggCTGTGGCACTCAGAGCATGAACTCTGGCAGACCTTGTCACAGCAGAAAGGCTTAGAATACCACTGCACCCCAAAtaggctacacacacacacacacacacagcattttgcTGGGACTCACTTTCTATCCCTTCTCTTATTTTTCTTGAacagttgtgtgtctgtgtgtgagggtttTGAGGTGAAAGCAGACCCCTCCTGGTAGCCCCACACCCAGGGGAGAACCCAC
It includes:
- the aar2 gene encoding protein AAR2 homolog, producing the protein MADSRSVVDMDPDVARRLFEEGAVLVLLGVPKGTELGIDCKSWQVGPRFKGVKMIPPGLHFLHYCSVNLPSHGGEIGPKTGLFLFLKPREILLAKWDPKNEDLDFSASQNEEEVSRIRATLRDLDPFLGPYPYEVMRKWVSLTDRLSQEVANNLQPLSGRICAFSDMIPELQLKYTEDRADQPRNDTACQSMKEGLNRLPRMKHREGTELRFSVIPQRTYPPGATPAEITQCSMDLSYALETVLKNHHELQPLNLLGELQFAFVCFLIGNVYEGFEHWKRLLALLCRSEEAMRKRKELYVGLIGVLYHQLGEIPPDFFVDIVSQNNFLTSTLQDFFQFVSGPGVDGTLRKRAEKFKAHLTKKFHWDFDADLDDCAPVVVELPEGVTVD